A DNA window from Candidatus Syntrophosphaera sp. contains the following coding sequences:
- a CDS encoding DUF1015 family protein, with amino-acid sequence MAVFKPFRALRPVPEHAAAIASLPYDVMDSDEARLEVQKHPLSYIHVEKPEVDLPLGTDLYDPQVYAKARENLDRYATEGYMKQDSRPMFYIYRQTMDGREQNGLVGLASVDEYMDGLIKKHEHTRADKEADRIRHVDACDAHASPVFFTYPHNEVIDTVVGKVKQSHQPVYDFVSDDGIGHTLWLLDEADDIAAISGAFAQMPYLYVADGHHRTASAAKVGLLRREQHPDYTGEEEFNFFMAVIFPDNQLKIFDYNRVVKDLNGHSQEEFLDLVEGKFELTKILYPAVYQPQQTHEIGMYLDNSWYRLVPRPGSWDAANVVASLDVSILQDNLLHPILGIGDPRRDKRIDFVGGIRGLEELVRRVDSGREVVAFAMYPTSIEELIAIADAGQIMPPKSTWFEPKLRSGLFIHPLS; translated from the coding sequence ATGGCAGTATTCAAACCCTTCCGGGCCTTGCGCCCGGTGCCGGAGCACGCGGCGGCGATCGCTTCGCTGCCCTATGACGTGATGGATTCCGACGAAGCCCGGCTCGAGGTGCAAAAACACCCGCTGAGCTATATCCACGTGGAAAAACCCGAGGTCGACCTTCCTTTGGGGACCGATCTTTACGATCCCCAGGTCTATGCCAAGGCGCGGGAAAACCTCGATAGATACGCCACTGAGGGCTACATGAAGCAGGATTCCCGGCCAATGTTCTACATCTACCGCCAGACCATGGACGGCCGCGAGCAGAACGGCTTGGTGGGCCTGGCCTCGGTGGACGAATACATGGACGGCTTGATCAAAAAGCACGAGCACACCCGCGCGGACAAGGAAGCGGACCGCATCCGGCACGTCGACGCCTGCGACGCCCACGCCTCGCCGGTGTTCTTCACCTATCCGCACAACGAGGTGATCGACACTGTGGTCGGGAAGGTCAAGCAAAGCCACCAGCCGGTCTATGACTTCGTTTCCGACGACGGGATCGGCCACACGCTCTGGCTCCTGGACGAAGCTGACGACATCGCCGCCATAAGTGGCGCATTTGCCCAAATGCCATATCTGTATGTGGCCGACGGGCACCATCGCACCGCCTCCGCCGCCAAGGTGGGATTACTGCGCCGGGAACAGCATCCGGACTACACTGGCGAGGAGGAATTCAACTTTTTCATGGCGGTGATCTTTCCGGACAACCAGCTCAAGATCTTCGACTACAACCGCGTGGTGAAAGACCTCAACGGCCATTCCCAGGAGGAATTCCTGGATCTGGTGGAAGGGAAGTTCGAGCTCACCAAGATCCTCTACCCGGCCGTCTATCAGCCTCAGCAGACCCATGAGATCGGCATGTATCTGGACAATTCCTGGTACCGCCTCGTTCCCCGCCCCGGAAGCTGGGACGCCGCGAACGTGGTGGCCTCATTGGACGTTTCCATCCTGCAGGACAACCTCCTGCATCCCATCCTGGGCATCGGCGATCCGCGCCGGGACAAGCGCATCGACTTTGTGGGCGGGATCCGCGGGCTGGAGGAATTGGTGCGCCGCGTGGACAGCGGACGCGAGGTTGTGGCCTTCGCGATGTATCCCACTTCCATAGAAGAATTGATCGCCATCGCCGACGCGGGCCAGATCATGCCCCCCAAATCCACTTGGTTCGAGCCCAAACTGCGTTCCGGGCTCTTCATCCATCCTTTGTCGTGA
- the rimO gene encoding 30S ribosomal protein S12 methylthiotransferase RimO has protein sequence MKTYYIESLGCAKNLVDSERFAAILERAGLEAVEIPEEADLVLVNTCSFLRESLRELDLVLSDLVYLKQENLIDKLLVTGCVMNRGQEEFRAVYPEVDAWIGLKDFFALEEWLGLEKAGHPGRTPIQSGYHRYLRISDGCGNNCSYCAIPSIRGDMRSVPIEELVREAETLAGGESDPFLELILIAQDTANYGLDIYGRKALPELLEQLLGIPAYRWIRVMYLHPDHFELGWLSLWKRHPQLLPYFEIPIQHSVDRILKAMNRKKGGVELEAMFLGILQELPQAVLRSTLISGFPGETRAEAIALRSFVSRIPFLHLGVFLYSREGGTPAAELADQVSRATAERRQNRVLGLQHERMTALLEEYVGKNIEVLIEERTEGEEEGLYLGRAWFQAPEVDGGTYVRGSGLKPGEIRSVQITDVIDADLFGEVWTD, from the coding sequence GTGAAAACCTATTATATCGAAAGCCTCGGCTGCGCCAAGAACCTGGTGGATAGCGAGAGATTTGCCGCCATCCTGGAACGAGCCGGACTGGAAGCGGTCGAGATCCCCGAAGAGGCGGACCTGGTGCTGGTCAACACCTGTTCCTTCCTGCGGGAATCCTTACGGGAACTGGACCTGGTGCTGAGCGACCTGGTCTATCTGAAACAGGAGAACCTGATCGACAAGCTCCTGGTGACCGGCTGCGTGATGAACCGGGGGCAGGAGGAGTTTCGCGCCGTCTATCCCGAGGTTGACGCCTGGATCGGGCTGAAGGATTTTTTCGCGCTGGAAGAGTGGCTGGGCCTCGAAAAAGCGGGACACCCGGGCCGGACGCCTATCCAAAGCGGATATCACCGCTATCTGCGGATCAGCGACGGCTGCGGCAACAACTGCTCCTATTGCGCGATCCCCTCGATCCGCGGGGACATGCGCAGCGTGCCCATCGAGGAACTTGTCCGTGAGGCCGAAACGCTGGCTGGGGGCGAAAGCGATCCTTTCCTGGAGCTGATCCTGATTGCCCAGGACACCGCCAATTACGGCCTGGACATCTATGGCCGCAAAGCCCTGCCCGAGCTTCTGGAACAACTACTGGGGATTCCGGCCTATCGCTGGATCCGGGTGATGTATCTGCATCCCGACCATTTTGAGCTGGGCTGGCTATCGCTCTGGAAGCGCCATCCGCAGCTCCTGCCCTATTTTGAGATACCCATCCAGCACAGCGTGGACCGCATTCTGAAGGCCATGAACCGCAAAAAAGGCGGCGTAGAGCTCGAAGCCATGTTCCTGGGAATATTGCAGGAACTGCCCCAGGCGGTCTTGCGCAGCACCCTGATCAGCGGCTTTCCCGGCGAAACGAGGGCCGAAGCCATCGCGCTGCGGTCTTTCGTAAGCCGGATCCCCTTCCTGCATCTGGGCGTGTTCCTCTATTCACGAGAGGGGGGAACCCCGGCCGCGGAACTGGCGGACCAGGTTTCCCGGGCAACGGCGGAAAGGCGGCAAAACCGCGTCCTGGGCCTGCAGCACGAACGCATGACAGCTCTGCTGGAAGAGTATGTGGGCAAAAACATCGAGGTTTTGATCGAAGAGCGGACCGAAGGCGAAGAAGAGGGCCTTTATCTCGGCAGGGCCTGGTTTCAGGCCCCGGAAGTCGACGGCGGCACCTATGTGCGCGGTAGCGGCCTGAAGCCGGGCGAGATCCGCTCCGTCCAGATCACGGACGTGATCGACGCGGACCTCTTTGGCGAAGTCTGGACTGATTGA
- the trpS gene encoding tryptophan--tRNA ligase — MKVSLTGIKPTGIPHIGNYLGAIKPALKLSETCEARYFIADYHALNSCKDPSEIRQMTLEIAAAWLASGLDPQKVLFYKQSLVPQTFELLAMLLAFTPKGLMNRAHAYKAMLQANSDSGRDPDDGVNMGLFTYPVLMAADILLFDTDFVPVGNDQFQHVEMAVDIAQTFNFTYGGEHFKLPQPIATPESKTLVGLDGRKMSKSYGNTIPMFAPEKELRKLVMRVVTNSQSVEEPKDPDTCTIFSLYRNFASQEQIEALRQRYLAGGMGWGHAKQELFEVMNAHLAPLRERYTDLISRPGEIIAILEEGSAKARILAGKKIARLRDVIGMD, encoded by the coding sequence ATGAAAGTATCTTTGACCGGCATCAAACCCACGGGGATCCCCCATATCGGCAACTACCTGGGCGCCATCAAGCCAGCGCTGAAACTATCCGAAACCTGCGAGGCGCGCTATTTCATCGCCGATTACCATGCCCTCAATTCCTGCAAGGACCCCTCCGAGATCCGGCAGATGACCCTGGAGATCGCCGCAGCCTGGCTGGCTTCCGGGCTCGATCCCCAAAAAGTGCTCTTTTACAAGCAGTCTTTGGTGCCCCAGACCTTCGAGCTCCTGGCCATGCTCCTGGCTTTCACGCCCAAGGGCTTGATGAACCGCGCCCACGCCTATAAGGCCATGCTCCAGGCCAACAGCGATAGCGGGCGCGATCCTGATGACGGCGTGAACATGGGCCTGTTTACCTATCCGGTGCTGATGGCGGCGGATATTCTGCTTTTCGACACCGATTTCGTGCCCGTGGGCAACGACCAGTTCCAGCATGTGGAGATGGCCGTGGATATCGCCCAGACCTTCAATTTCACCTATGGCGGGGAGCATTTTAAGCTGCCCCAGCCGATCGCCACCCCGGAGAGCAAAACCCTGGTCGGCCTGGACGGGCGCAAGATGTCCAAAAGCTATGGCAACACGATCCCCATGTTCGCCCCGGAAAAGGAGCTGCGCAAGCTGGTCATGCGCGTCGTCACCAATTCCCAGAGCGTCGAGGAACCCAAGGATCCGGACACCTGCACCATCTTTTCCCTCTACCGCAATTTTGCCTCACAGGAGCAGATCGAAGCCCTGCGCCAGAGGTATCTGGCCGGGGGAATGGGCTGGGGGCACGCCAAGCAGGAGCTCTTTGAGGTGATGAATGCCCATCTGGCGCCGCTGCGGGAACGCTATACGGACCTGATCTCGCGCCCCGGAGAGATCATCGCCATCCTCGAGGAAGGATCCGCCAAAGCCAGGATCCTCGCCGGAAAGAAGATCGCCCGCCTCAGGGACGTCATCGGCATGGATTGA